One region of Sulfuriroseicoccus oceanibius genomic DNA includes:
- a CDS encoding bifunctional riboflavin kinase/FAD synthetase: MEILRSIADLTRVPGPVHLAIGVFDGVHIGHMAVIGDALAGAKASGGSAVVVTFDPHPIRVLAPEVAPRLLTAERHKEMLLEEMGVKWMLVIPFDGVFAKIPGDRFVRDLLSACENLRQIAVGTDFEFGAKRSGNVAMLESMGVDYGFSVSAVDQVTVGGERVSSTAIRHAVQVGDFAKAASLLGREYTVLGTVIQGRKLGRTLGFPTANLTVHSEQLPPNGVWAVKATLRGEVFNGVANLGVRPTVEGGAARKLLEVHLFDFEGDLYGAEMDVRFVKFLREETKFDSLEALTAQITADAEAARAVFGG; this comes from the coding sequence ATGGAAATTCTTCGATCAATTGCCGACCTTACGCGGGTGCCCGGTCCGGTGCACTTGGCGATTGGTGTGTTTGACGGTGTGCACATTGGGCACATGGCGGTGATTGGCGATGCGTTGGCAGGGGCCAAGGCATCTGGGGGCTCGGCGGTGGTGGTGACATTTGATCCGCACCCGATCCGCGTGCTGGCACCGGAAGTGGCACCGCGTTTGCTGACCGCTGAGCGGCACAAGGAGATGCTGCTTGAGGAGATGGGAGTGAAATGGATGTTGGTGATCCCGTTCGACGGTGTGTTCGCCAAGATCCCGGGTGATCGGTTTGTCCGCGACTTGCTGAGTGCTTGTGAAAACCTGCGCCAGATCGCGGTTGGTACTGATTTTGAGTTCGGGGCGAAGCGCTCGGGCAACGTGGCGATGCTTGAGTCGATGGGCGTTGATTATGGGTTTTCCGTGTCGGCGGTCGATCAAGTGACGGTCGGCGGCGAACGGGTTTCGAGTACGGCGATCCGTCATGCGGTGCAGGTCGGGGATTTTGCCAAAGCTGCATCGCTGCTCGGGCGCGAGTACACCGTGCTGGGCACCGTGATCCAGGGGCGGAAGCTCGGGAGGACTCTAGGCTTTCCAACCGCGAACCTGACCGTGCATTCGGAGCAGTTGCCTCCAAATGGAGTGTGGGCGGTGAAGGCCACACTGCGCGGTGAAGTTTTCAACGGTGTCGCCAACTTGGGCGTGCGCCCGACGGTGGAAGGCGGAGCGGCCCGCAAGTTGCTTGAGGTCCATTTGTTCGACTTTGAGGGCGACCTTTACGGTGCTGAGATGGACGTACGATTCGTGAAGTTTCTGCGCGAGGAGACTAAGTTCGATTCGCTGGAGGCACTGACGGCCCAGATCACAGCGGATGCCGAGGCGGCGCGTGCTGTGTTTGGGGGGTAG
- a CDS encoding ABC transporter ATP-binding protein has translation MSQAESTQTPPPAPSSDVEPILNVRDLKMHFPVRGGVMMRQVGAVKAVDGVSFAVRPGETLGLVGESGCGKSTLGKALVRLYKPTAGSIEFEGREIANLSQPALRPMRCDFQMVFQDPAESLNARMSVGQIVAEPLEVQGIGTPAEREAKVAELLELVGLPASAAQRYSFEFSGGQRQRIGIARALALNPKMLVLDEPVSALDVSVQSQVLNLLMDLQRDFGLSYLFIAHDLAVVKHISDRVAVMYLGKIVELADADTIYHSPKHAYTKALLSAVPHPDPLRERTHQPLPGDVPSPIDPPAGSAFGHRINHPDYEMTVGMDMSLVEIEPDHWVAADPCCLEPEDWAKVQAIRA, from the coding sequence ATGAGCCAAGCTGAATCTACACAGACCCCGCCACCCGCGCCTTCATCCGACGTTGAGCCAATCCTCAACGTGCGTGATTTGAAGATGCACTTCCCCGTGCGTGGCGGCGTGATGATGCGTCAGGTCGGCGCGGTAAAGGCAGTGGACGGCGTGTCGTTCGCGGTGCGTCCCGGTGAAACGCTCGGGCTCGTCGGTGAATCCGGCTGCGGCAAGTCAACTCTGGGCAAGGCGCTGGTGCGCCTGTACAAGCCGACCGCTGGTAGCATTGAGTTCGAAGGGCGTGAGATAGCGAACCTCAGCCAGCCTGCGTTGCGTCCGATGCGCTGCGATTTCCAGATGGTTTTCCAGGATCCGGCGGAGTCGCTCAATGCGCGTATGTCCGTCGGCCAGATCGTTGCGGAGCCGCTTGAGGTGCAGGGGATCGGAACCCCAGCCGAGCGTGAGGCCAAGGTTGCTGAGTTGTTGGAACTGGTGGGTCTCCCTGCCAGTGCCGCTCAGCGCTACTCGTTCGAGTTCTCCGGCGGTCAGCGCCAGCGCATTGGCATCGCCCGCGCCTTGGCATTGAACCCAAAGATGCTCGTGTTGGACGAACCGGTTTCGGCACTCGACGTGTCGGTGCAGTCGCAGGTGCTCAATTTGTTGATGGACCTGCAGCGTGACTTTGGCCTGTCGTATCTTTTCATCGCCCACGATCTGGCGGTGGTGAAACACATCAGCGATCGTGTGGCTGTGATGTATCTTGGCAAGATTGTCGAACTCGCGGATGCGGATACGATCTACCATTCTCCGAAGCATGCGTACACGAAAGCGCTTTTGAGCGCGGTGCCTCATCCGGACCCATTGCGCGAGCGCACGCACCAACCATTGCCTGGCGACGTGCCATCACCGATCGATCCACCGGCGGGTAGTGCGTTCGGTCACCGAATCAACCATCCGGATTATGAGATGACCGTCGGCATGGATATGTCGTTGGTGGAAATCGAGCCGGACCACTGGGTGGCGGCGGATCCTTGTTGTTTGGAGCCTGAGGACTGGGCTAAAGTCCAAGCGATCCGTGCCTAA
- a CDS encoding ABC transporter ATP-binding protein, whose amino-acid sequence MSDSILQVRDLVTGFDTDNGRLVAVDGVSFDVPKGKTVGIVGESGCGKSVTAMSIVQLLPQPMGHIQGGEILFDGENLVGADEKRLQSLRGGEIGVIFQEPMTALNPVHRIGKQISESLILHRGMSKREALEKSVELLKRVGIPAPEKRVTEYPHQLSGGMRQRVVIAIALACDPKLVIADEPTTALDVTVQAQILDLLKDLQRESGMSTIMITHDLGVIAETCDEVVVMYAGRVVERAPVVELFTNPQHAYTKGLLNSIPRLENERKTKLNTIPGLVASIADFVPGCRFCQRMNRTGDSLKTRPQFVEASANHWVEACPECTDVSLNQPVA is encoded by the coding sequence ATGAGTGATTCGATTCTTCAAGTACGTGATCTGGTGACCGGCTTCGATACTGACAACGGTCGTCTGGTGGCAGTCGACGGAGTGTCGTTCGACGTGCCGAAAGGGAAAACCGTCGGCATCGTCGGGGAGTCCGGATGTGGTAAGAGCGTGACCGCGATGTCGATCGTGCAGTTGCTGCCACAGCCGATGGGTCACATCCAAGGTGGTGAGATTTTGTTCGACGGGGAAAACCTTGTCGGAGCGGATGAGAAGCGCTTGCAGAGCCTGCGTGGTGGTGAGATCGGCGTGATCTTCCAAGAGCCGATGACCGCGCTCAATCCAGTGCATCGCATTGGCAAGCAGATCAGTGAATCGTTAATCCTGCACCGTGGGATGAGTAAGCGCGAGGCGTTGGAGAAGTCGGTCGAGTTGCTCAAGCGGGTCGGGATTCCGGCTCCTGAGAAGCGCGTGACCGAGTACCCGCACCAGCTTTCCGGTGGGATGCGTCAGCGTGTGGTGATTGCCATTGCGCTGGCATGTGACCCCAAGCTGGTGATTGCTGACGAGCCGACCACCGCGCTGGACGTGACGGTGCAGGCGCAGATTCTGGATTTGCTCAAGGACCTGCAGCGTGAGAGTGGGATGTCGACCATCATGATCACCCACGATCTCGGAGTGATTGCGGAAACCTGCGACGAAGTCGTGGTAATGTACGCAGGACGCGTGGTCGAGCGTGCCCCGGTGGTGGAGCTCTTCACCAACCCGCAGCACGCCTACACCAAAGGCCTGCTCAACTCGATCCCGCGCTTGGAAAACGAGCGCAAGACCAAGCTCAATACCATTCCCGGACTGGTGGCTTCGATTGCTGATTTCGTGCCGGGTTGCCGCTTCTGCCAGCGCATGAACCGCACCGGAGATTCGCTCAAAACTCGCCCACAATTTGTCGAAGCTTCCGCCAACCACTGGGTCGAAGCGTGCCCTGAGTGCACTGATGTTTCCCTCAACCAACCTGTCGCATGA